In Acidobacteriota bacterium, a single genomic region encodes these proteins:
- a CDS encoding cob(I)yrinic acid a,c-diamide adenosyltransferase produces the protein MARLTKIYTRKGDDGSTRLGTGEKVGKDDLQVRAYGAVDELGAILGVVLAEEPAEEIAAELLRIQSELFNLGGLLCLLSRESDEVPELIRADHVKRLEQACDRFNADLEPLENFILPGGSRAAAGLHVARTVCRRAEREMVALAARQEVPAVALEFINRLSDLLFILARWENRRAGGADVLWDTTV, from the coding sequence GTGGCGCGCCTGACGAAAATCTACACCCGCAAGGGAGACGACGGGAGCACCCGTCTGGGCACGGGAGAGAAGGTCGGCAAGGACGACCTGCAGGTCCGGGCCTACGGCGCCGTGGACGAGCTGGGAGCCATCCTCGGTGTGGTCCTCGCCGAGGAGCCGGCCGAAGAGATCGCCGCCGAGCTGCTGCGGATCCAGAGCGAACTGTTCAATCTCGGAGGCCTCCTCTGCCTGCTCTCGCGGGAGTCCGATGAAGTGCCGGAGCTGATCCGGGCCGACCACGTCAAGCGGCTCGAACAGGCCTGTGACCGGTTCAACGCCGACCTCGAGCCTCTCGAGAATTTCATTCTTCCCGGGGGAAGCAGGGCCGCGGCCGGCTTGCACGTGGCCCGCACCGTCTGTCGCCGCGCCGAACGGGAAATGGTGGCCCTGGCGGCGCGCCAGGAGGTCCCCGCCGTCGCGCTCGAGTTCATCAACCGTCTTTCGGACCTGCTCTTCATTCTCGCCCGCTGGGAAAACCGGCGCGCAGGTGGCGCCGATGTGCTCTGGGATACGACGGTCTAG
- a CDS encoding iron ABC transporter permease, producing the protein MSARGAWLTGLLLLLLLAGVMLAGIALGGAPGFGPLRALATLLGRPETGPEGRILSALVFDIRLPRVVLLALAGAAFAAAGAALQAVLDNPLADPGLLGLSGGASLGAVLAYATGAYALWSASVPLAAFLGALVAVLVVYLVAHAAGPPGTFALLLTGVAMASLLGAAVSFLLVSFGDYRVHEVFAWLLGSAENRTWAHVRMAVGPVLAGIAGLVLFARTIDGLALGEEHAQGIGIDLARSRLLVMGLAALAAGGAVSVVGPVGFVGLMVPHLVRSVVGAAARRLLPLVAVAGAAFLVACDLCSRLLSRTTEVPVGIVTSLVGVVFFLVLLHRLRRA; encoded by the coding sequence ATGAGCGCCCGGGGCGCCTGGCTGACGGGCCTCCTCCTGCTCCTGTTGTTGGCCGGGGTGATGCTCGCCGGCATCGCCCTGGGGGGGGCGCCGGGTTTCGGCCCCCTCAGGGCGCTGGCCACGCTGTTGGGGCGACCGGAGACGGGGCCCGAGGGGCGCATCTTGAGCGCCCTGGTCTTCGACATCCGTCTACCGCGCGTGGTGCTGCTGGCCCTCGCCGGCGCGGCCTTCGCCGCCGCCGGCGCCGCCCTGCAGGCGGTGCTCGACAACCCCCTGGCCGATCCGGGGCTGCTGGGCCTGTCGGGAGGAGCGAGCCTGGGCGCCGTGCTGGCCTACGCCACCGGGGCCTACGCCCTGTGGTCGGCCAGCGTGCCCCTGGCCGCTTTTCTCGGCGCCCTGGTGGCGGTGCTGGTGGTCTACCTGGTGGCCCACGCGGCGGGGCCGCCGGGGACCTTCGCCCTGCTGCTCACCGGGGTGGCCATGGCCTCCCTGCTGGGGGCGGCGGTCTCCTTCCTGCTGGTGAGCTTCGGCGACTACCGGGTGCACGAGGTTTTCGCCTGGCTGCTGGGCTCCGCGGAGAATCGCACCTGGGCCCACGTACGGATGGCCGTCGGGCCCGTGCTGGCCGGGATCGCGGGGCTGGTGCTCTTCGCCCGCACCATCGACGGCCTGGCTCTCGGGGAGGAGCACGCCCAGGGCATCGGCATCGACCTGGCGCGTTCTCGGCTGCTGGTGATGGGGCTGGCCGCCCTCGCCGCCGGCGGGGCGGTCAGCGTGGTGGGCCCGGTGGGTTTCGTGGGCCTGATGGTGCCCCACCTGGTGCGCTCGGTGGTGGGGGCGGCGGCGCGGAGACTGCTGCCGCTGGTCGCCGTGGCGGGGGCTGCCTTCCTGGTGGCCTGTGACCTGTGCTCCCGCCTGCTCTCCCGTACCACGGAAGTACCGGTGGGCATCGTCACGTCGCTGGTCGGCGTGGTCTTCTTCCTCGTCCTGCTGCACCGCCTGCGCCGGGCCTGA
- a CDS encoding RES family NAD+ phosphorylase produces MSSNIWTRCAGEREVRPLACSVLRAVEAQHVIATRKLVDSPAEQEWLEALIDSAKPPWPRGMDRAGLHYLLATPFRYPPLRHGSRFGSRGQPGIWYGSRRRHTALAEVAYYRLLFLEGSAAKIDRLEMELSTFRIRVESSRGVDLAGPAFAVCRAEIASPTSWVATRALGQAMREAGVELFLAPSARDPRGGVNVGLFSPAPFGSRRPGRFTSWHCTTTSAGVEFTRRSLGRRETLVFARELFVVDGALPRPGI; encoded by the coding sequence ATGTCGTCGAATATCTGGACGCGATGCGCGGGCGAGCGTGAGGTCCGGCCCCTGGCCTGCAGCGTACTGCGGGCCGTGGAGGCCCAGCACGTGATCGCCACCCGCAAGCTCGTCGACAGCCCCGCGGAGCAGGAGTGGCTCGAGGCGCTGATCGACTCGGCCAAGCCGCCGTGGCCCCGGGGCATGGACCGGGCCGGGCTCCACTACCTGCTGGCCACCCCCTTCCGCTATCCGCCCCTGCGTCACGGCTCGCGCTTCGGCAGTCGAGGGCAGCCGGGTATCTGGTACGGCTCGCGCCGCCGGCACACGGCCCTGGCGGAGGTGGCGTACTACCGGCTGCTCTTTCTCGAGGGCAGCGCCGCGAAGATCGACCGGCTCGAGATGGAGTTGAGCACCTTTCGTATACGGGTGGAGAGTTCCCGGGGGGTGGATCTGGCCGGTCCCGCCTTTGCCGTCTGCCGCGCCGAGATCGCCTCGCCCACTTCGTGGGTCGCGACCCGGGCCCTGGGGCAGGCCATGCGTGAGGCCGGGGTGGAGCTTTTTCTCGCGCCCTCGGCGCGGGACCCCCGCGGGGGCGTCAACGTGGGGCTCTTCTCGCCGGCCCCCTTCGGTTCCCGCAGGCCCGGTCGCTTCACGTCGTGGCACTGCACGACCACCTCGGCGGGGGTGGAATTCACCCGCCGCAGCCTGGGCCGGAGGGAGACCCTGGTCTTCGCCCGGGAACTCTTCGTGGTGGACGGTGCCCTGCCCCGGCCGGGAATCTGA
- a CDS encoding RNA polymerase sigma factor encodes MNPAAPVPTGDSDAPLVRRAREGDLEAFAALVERYQRPLTAKALGCLRQVQDADDLVQETFLRAWRGLGSFREDSRFGPWLYRILRNLVVDRSRKAWREIEGAEEIARRAADGAPTPEEEMMSRDLAAQVQKALDALPEGRQREIFRLRFQQGLPIAEIAGRLGIHPGTVKVHIFRTARRLRRRLEGLETQR; translated from the coding sequence GTGAACCCAGCGGCCCCCGTTCCCACCGGAGACAGCGACGCACCCCTGGTCCGGCGGGCGCGCGAGGGCGACCTGGAGGCCTTCGCCGCCCTGGTCGAACGCTACCAGCGGCCCTTGACAGCCAAGGCCCTCGGCTGCCTGCGGCAGGTGCAGGATGCCGACGACCTGGTCCAGGAAACCTTCCTCCGGGCCTGGCGGGGACTCGGCTCGTTCCGCGAGGACAGCCGTTTCGGCCCCTGGTTGTACCGGATCCTGCGCAACCTGGTCGTCGACCGCAGCCGCAAGGCCTGGCGGGAAATCGAGGGGGCCGAGGAAATCGCCCGGCGGGCCGCCGACGGCGCCCCCACTCCAGAGGAGGAAATGATGTCCCGGGATCTCGCAGCCCAGGTCCAGAAAGCCCTCGACGCGCTCCCCGAGGGGCGGCAGCGGGAGATCTTCCGACTGCGTTTCCAGCAGGGACTGCCCATCGCCGAAATCGCCGGCCGCCTGGGCATCCACCCGGGCACCGTCAAGGTCCATATCTTCCGCACCGCGCGGCGCCTTCGACGGCGGCTCGAGGGCCTGGAGACCCAGCGATGA
- a CDS encoding ABC transporter substrate-binding protein, with the protein MCSGIRRSSLAALGLFVLACASAALAGPARICSTSLAGDELLALLVEPSRVACVSTLADDPRLSHVVGHFPGTVARVIGRIEPVLGARPDLVLVAPWNDPDFRRLLTDSGVEVEALADVKDFDGIRRQVLELGRRLGVASRALEVVAGLDADLARADEAASRRAWRPGILSFSHGIVAGAETTVDALIRRAGGVNVAAEAGIVGHTRLPMEALVALDPEVLLLGFDTGEDPGNLLAAYPHLAATRAVREGRIVILPPRLLTTVTPFLTEGVLALQARLAALERNGE; encoded by the coding sequence ATGTGCTCTGGGATACGACGGTCTAGCCTGGCGGCGCTGGGGCTCTTCGTCCTGGCCTGCGCGTCCGCGGCGCTGGCGGGGCCCGCGCGGATTTGCTCGACCAGCCTGGCCGGAGACGAGTTGCTGGCCCTGCTGGTCGAGCCCTCCCGCGTGGCCTGTGTTTCGACTCTGGCCGACGACCCTCGGCTCAGTCACGTGGTGGGGCACTTTCCAGGCACCGTGGCGCGGGTGATCGGACGCATCGAACCCGTGCTCGGTGCCCGGCCGGACCTGGTCCTGGTGGCCCCCTGGAACGATCCCGACTTCCGCCGCCTGCTGACCGATTCGGGAGTCGAGGTGGAGGCGCTGGCGGATGTGAAGGACTTCGACGGGATCCGCCGCCAGGTCCTCGAACTGGGCCGGCGCCTGGGAGTGGCGTCGCGGGCCCTGGAGGTCGTCGCGGGGCTGGACGCCGACCTGGCCCGGGCGGACGAGGCGGCCTCCCGCCGTGCCTGGCGACCGGGCATCCTCTCGTTCTCCCACGGCATCGTCGCCGGAGCGGAGACCACCGTCGACGCGCTGATCCGCCGGGCCGGAGGGGTCAACGTCGCCGCCGAAGCCGGCATCGTGGGTCACACCCGGCTGCCGATGGAAGCCCTGGTGGCTCTCGATCCGGAGGTGCTTCTGCTGGGCTTCGACACGGGGGAAGATCCCGGGAACCTGCTGGCGGCCTATCCCCACCTGGCCGCCACCCGGGCGGTGCGCGAGGGCCGAATCGTGATCTTGCCGCCCCGGTTGCTGACCACGGTCACTCCTTTCCTCACCGAGGGCGTGTTGGCCCTGCAAGCGCGACTGGCCGCCCTGGAGCGGAACGGGGAATGA
- a CDS encoding periplasmic heavy metal sensor translates to MKIPRLRLLTSLACATLMAATPTPAAPEAGQWWNHPRIIERLALSDAQVEALDELMFASSERTIDLKAALEKAHLKLGRLLEQETLDTAAIEKAVERVVEIRCALFREELLTRAEVAKVLDLEQRNKLRRLHQRLEAQRRADRRRGERPRREPPPRPRR, encoded by the coding sequence ATGAAGATCCCCCGCCTCCGCCTGCTCACCTCGCTGGCCTGCGCCACCCTGATGGCGGCCACGCCGACCCCGGCCGCACCGGAAGCCGGCCAATGGTGGAACCATCCCCGAATCATCGAGCGCCTGGCCCTGAGCGATGCCCAGGTCGAGGCCCTCGACGAACTGATGTTCGCCAGCAGCGAGCGCACCATCGACCTCAAGGCGGCCCTCGAAAAGGCCCACCTGAAACTCGGCCGACTTCTCGAACAGGAGACCCTCGACACCGCTGCCATCGAAAAAGCCGTCGAACGGGTGGTGGAAATCCGTTGCGCCCTGTTCCGCGAGGAGTTGCTGACCCGCGCGGAAGTGGCCAAGGTGCTGGATCTCGAGCAGCGAAACAAGCTGCGGCGTCTGCACCAACGCCTGGAAGCCCAGCGCCGGGCAGACCGGCGGCGCGGCGAGCGACCACGCCGCGAGCCGCCCCCGCGCCCCCGGCGCTGA
- a CDS encoding MbcA/ParS/Xre antitoxin family protein has protein sequence MDADPAGAPGEGFAGRRASPPEAAGVLTRALLRAAEELALPGRSLARVIGISEASVSRLARGRRIDPGSKEGELALLFLRLFRSLDTLVGGDASAARAWLHADNHHLGGVPAERIESVTGLVDVVEYLDAMRGRA, from the coding sequence ATGGACGCTGATCCGGCCGGTGCGCCGGGGGAAGGTTTTGCCGGGCGCAGGGCGTCGCCGCCGGAAGCGGCGGGGGTTCTCACCCGGGCTCTGCTGCGTGCGGCCGAAGAACTCGCCCTGCCCGGGCGGAGCCTGGCGCGGGTGATCGGCATCAGTGAGGCCAGCGTCTCGCGCCTGGCACGGGGTCGGCGCATCGACCCCGGCAGCAAGGAGGGGGAGCTCGCCCTGCTTTTCCTTCGCCTCTTTCGCAGCCTCGACACCCTCGTCGGGGGCGACGCTTCCGCCGCCCGCGCCTGGCTGCATGCCGACAACCATCACCTGGGCGGGGTTCCCGCCGAGCGGATCGAAAGCGTGACGGGGTTGGTCGATGTCGTCGAATATCTGGACGCGATGCGCGGGCGAGCGTGA